AGATCCATCAGGCTTTAAATACCCGGCCAATGGAGCCGGCCGCCATAGCCTGGCCGGAAAACGGTTTTTTGGATATGAGCCAGGTTAGCGGCATTATTACCAATGGTGAAGCGGAATGTACCGCTATCGCCATTTGCGACGAGTTTGGCCGGGCCTGCCGTCTTTTTACCCAGGGCCAGACCGCCCACATATTTTATGAATTTAAAGCCCTCGCCGGCCTGGAAATACCGGTTGCCGGCATTACTATCCGCAATGATAAAAATATTATCGTCCATGGCAAAAATACGCTGCAATATGATACGCCGGTTCCCGCCAATATAGCTCAAGGGCAAAGAGTGCGATTTCATCATGAACTGCAGCTTTGTTTAGCGGCGGGAGAATATACTCTCGAGATTGGATTCTGTTCAATGAGGACCGCAGACTATGCCCGCCGGTCCGCCATGTCCTCCGTGCAGCTGGGCAATGCTGTTTCCCGCAGCTGCGTTGTCGGCAATGCCGGCGTGTTTGCCGTCAGCATCAAAACCGGGCGGAAACCGGTGGAACTAACCCACCACGGGATTTGCGACCTGCCGGGAAACTGCCGGCTGACAGCGCTGCCGGCGGCGGGGGACGGTGCCGCCCTTGTCTACCCGGAAACGGCCAATACCCAGGAGGACTTGTATGACATAGCTTATCGCTGGGGCTGGGAAACCCCGGCCTTGCGGGAATTGGTCCATTTGTGCTACAAAACTCCTGATTTTGCCGACAATGCCCGCCGTTATTACCAGTCGGCCGAATTTCAAGCGGCGATTGCTTTCCTGACTGACTTAAAGAAAGCTCCTGCCCCGGCGATTCATGTCCTGGATTTCGGCTGCGGCAACGGGATTGCCTCCTACGCATTAGCCCGGGCCGGATATACGGTGACCGGCATCGACTCCTCCCAGGGGGAAATTGCCGGTCTTTTGGCCGCGGCCCAATTGCAGGGCCTGGACCAAGTCCAATTTTCACTCCAGCATTCGCAAACAGAAAAACTGGCATTTCCCGACCGGTCTTTCCATATTGTCTGGATGCGGGAAGTGCTGCATCATATTCATGATTTAAGCGGTTTTCTCGCCGAGACAGCCAGAGTCCTGAAAGATGACGGCATTGTCTGCTGCTTCCGGGAACACGTGATTTGGAACGAGGAACAACGCCGCGACTTCTTTGCCACCCATCCCTTTTATCCCATAACCAAAGACGAAGGCTGCTATTACTTGCAGGATTACTTACAAGCTTTTGCCGCCGCCGGCTTTGTAATGGAAAAAGTTCTCGATCCGGTGAGCAGTGTAATTAACACTTATCCCGGTCCTTGCCAGCCCAATGCAGTCTTTGACAGGGAAAAAGCCCAAGCCCGCAGCACCGGCAATGACTTATTTTCCTTTTTTGCGCGCAAGCCCGGGAGGTGGCCATAATTGTTTAAGTTGTCTGCGTTGTTTGATAATATTAAAAATAGAATTCGTCAGGAGCTGCGGACATTTCTTTTTCCCCCGGCTTCCCCCGGCTCGCCCTGTCAGGCTGCGCGCCGGCTGGGCGCCCGGATTGCGGTGGGGGACGACACCTTATTGCTGGAATCCGCCCAGTTTCGTTTTGACGTGCCAACTCCCGACAACCGTCAATATATTTCCATTGGCGAAAAGTGCGTTATTGGCGGCAACTTTATTTTTGAATCGGCGGCGGGAAAGATCTCTGTAGGCGAGAGAACCTATATCGGCGGCGGCGTTAACTTAATATCCCGGGTTGGCATTTCCATTGGCAATGATGTAATTATTGCCTGGGGCTGCTATGTTTATGATCATAATTCCCATTCGCTGCACTGGCAAGATCGCCGGCAGGATATTGAACAGTTTTCCCAGGACTTTAGGCGGCACCAATGCGGGATTATCAATAAAGACTGGTCCACGGTAAAGGCTAAACCGATAATGATTCAAGATAAAGCGTGGATTGGTTTTGAAGCAACAATACTCAAAGGCGTAACTATCGGCGAAGGCGCCATTGTCGGGGCAAAATCCGTTGTTGTCACAGATGTGGAGCCCTGGACGGTGGTGGCGGGCAATCCGGCCAGATTAATCAAGCGGCTTAGCCCCGAAGACCGGTAGACCGGCAACAGCATTTGTTTTGTATAGCCGTCAAGGAGGATGGAAGGGATGAGCGATAACCTTAAAGTAGGGATACCTTTGGTCGGGGGCCGCGCCTGGATGGGCGGCGTTTCCTATATTGAGCTGCTGGTCAAGGCAGTCCGGGGATTAACGGAATCTGAGCGTCCCCACTTATATATGATAGTGACAGAGGAGACGCTGGCGGAATATCCCCTTTATCAGCCGTTGGCGGCTTACTATGACGGCATTCTCTATGTCGGGGAGCAGTCCGCCGCCGTGGATGACGCCATCGACCGTCCTTACCGGCAGTTTCCCGATACCGGCCAACTGTTCTCTTTTATTGACTTTTACTTTCCCTGTGTATTGGATGTGATCCCAGGAGAAAATTGCGCCGCCTGGATACCCGATTTCCAGCATCGCAACCTGCCCTGGCTGTTCACCGACCAGGAGCGCCGCCTGCGGGACGAAAAAATAGATAAAATTGCGGCCCAGGCTAAGCTGGTTGTCTTTTCCAGCAATACCGTTGGCAATGATTTCAAAAAATATTATCCCCGGTCGCAGGCTGACTGCCGTGTGCTGCCTTTTTATTCCTATCCTCAACCGGAATGGTATCAGGGAGAGCCGGCGGCTATTCAGACCAAATATGATTTGCCGGACAAGTTTATTCTTTGCTGCAATCAATTCTGGCTGCATAAAAATCATCATCGCCTGTTTGCCGCTGTGGCCGCCTGCCGCGGCCGCGGCCAGGACATTCAATTGGTATGCACCGGCTCAACCCGGGATTATCGTTTTGCCGATTATTATTCTTATTTGCGCCGGTATCTTGCCCGGTTGAGGATTGAAGACAACATCCGTGTTTTGGGCTTTATTCCCCGGGAAGATCAAATCCAGTTGATCCGCCGCAGTCTGGCCGTGGTCCAGCCGTCTTTATCGGAAGGCTGGAGTACGGTAGTGGAAGACTCGCGGGTTTTGGGAAAACCAATGCTGCTGTCGGATATTGCGGTGCACCGGGAGCAGAATCCCCCCTATAGCTCCTTCTTTTCGCCAAATGACAGCGAAGACTTGGCCGGGAAAATGACTGACCTTTGGGAACAGAACCAGCCGGGCCCCGATCTCTGCCGGGAAAAGGAGGCCGAAGAAGCCGCTGCCGGTCTCGTGCGGGACTATGCAAAGCGGTTTGGCGAAATTGCCGCAATCCCGCAATGGAATCCTTCCCGGCAAACGGCTCCTTCTATAAATATTTCCGGTCCAACCGCGGCAAGCCAAGTCCAATATCCTATAGAATTCGATGTTCCCCAGGCTTTGAACCAAATGCTGTCCCATATCGGCAATGAATGCATTCAGTTTCTGCAAATATTGTATCAATATATTTTCCCGCCGGCGGTCATTGTCCAGTGGCAGTGCGGCTTGGGCGAGGGGGTCCATGTGCTGAATCTGGCCGGATACCAGGCGGCGGGAGTGGAGCCTGAACCCCAGGCATATGACATGAGCCGGGTGATTTTTTCCCAGCCGGTTTACCCGTCTTTCGCCTCCTGGCGCCAGGCTGGCGCCAATGCCCTGGACGCACTGGTTATCAATCTTCGGCCCGGTCAGGACCTGACCGGCCGGCAGGAGCTGACTGACGTTATCCAACAGAACTTAAAGGCTGACGGCCTATTGGTGTTGTTCGCCGCCGGGGACCAGTTGCCAAAGCTGGAGGGCGCACTGGTGGAGTATGGCTTTTCCTCCCGCCGGATCGAAGCAGGGCCGGAACCAGGGAGAAAATTGGTTTTTGCCGCCCGCCGTCCTTTGGAACCAGTTAGTGCCGAACAAATAAAAGACCGGCTGCTGATGACGGAAACCGGCGCCCTTTTACAGGTTATGGCTGAGTCGCTGGCCCAAAGAAGGCTGCAAGCCTCCCAACTGGCCGAACTCCGGGAGCGATTCGCCGAAAGCGAATTTGACCGGGGTGAGCGGCTCAAAATCATAGAACGGGTGGGCCGGCAGCTGCAGGAAAGCGAGGCTGACCGGGCGGCCAGGCTAGTCGTGATTAACGAACAGCTAGTCGTGATTAACGAACAGAATGAAACCATTGCCAAACTGCAGGCCAAATTGAATAAAATCAGCAGACACTGGCTGATAAGGCCATTGCTGAAAATTCCTTCGCTGCGGCGGATTTTTGAACCATAAATCATAAGGGAGGCGGGCCGGATTTGAAAATTGCCATAGATGTTGTGCCCATACGCACAGACGGCCAGGTCGGCGGCGCTATGCACGTAACCATTGAACTGATCAAAAAACTGGCGCAAATGAATGATAATGATAATGCCGTGAAGATTGTGCTGCTGACGGCGGCATGGAATGACCAGGCTTTCGCCGATATTTTTTCCCGGACAACCGTGGACCGGGTTATCGTTGCGCCGGCGGATAATCTTGCGGCGGCCGGCGGCATTCGGGACAAAATGCGGCGTTTGATTCAGCGTTTGCGGCGCCGTCCGGTCCGCAAAGGGCTGCTCCGCCGGCTGGGGGTTGACTTGCTCTTTTGTCCCATGAGCGCCGTTACCTTTTATGAGGACGGAATACCTGCCGTCAGTACCATCCATGATATCCAGCATGAATATTATCCCCAGTTTTTCGATCCCCAAGAATTGTCTCACCGGCGGGCTTTTTATCAGGAAATTTGCGCCAAGGCCAGCGCCGTAATTTGTGTTTCAAAATATACTAAAGCTACTTTTAAAGAAAAATATGGTTTTCCCTCCGAACGCATGTATGTAGCTTATAACGGGGTGCAGGAGCGGCTGCGGCTGCCGTCGCCGGAACAGCAGCAAGCCATATTGGCGGCAAAAGGAGTAGGCGGCGATCCATATCTTTTTTACCCGGCTAACTTTTGGCGGCATAAAAACCATCTTATGCTGCTGACCGCCTTTTCCGCCTTTTGCCGCAAGCATCCGGAAATCGAAATAAACCTGGTCTTTACCGGCGCTCTGCAGGAGGAAAATGCCATTATCAAAGACGCTGTGGAACAAATGGGACTGACGGATAAAACCCGTTTTCTCGGCTATCTTGCCGACGAAGAAATTGCCGTCATTATGCATCACTGCGCCGGTTTGATTTTTCCCAGTCTGTTCGAGGGCTTTGGCATTCCCTTGGTGGAAGCCATGAACTTTGGCAAGCCGGTGCTGTGCGCCAACACCACCAGCCTGCCGGAAGTCGCCGGCGATGCAGCCCTTTATTTTGACCCCAGAATACCGCAGCAAATGGAAGACGCCATCTTCAGCCTCTTAACGGATTCGTTGACCCGGGAAAAATTGTCGGCTAAGGGGCGTGAGCGGGCTTCCCTTTTTTCTTTGGACAATATGGCCGGGCAGTATATGCAAGCCTTTCAGCAAGTGCTGAAACAGACCGCTCCGGCGGCATCCTGCGGCTAAAAGTATTTATCAAAGTATTTATCTATATAAAATCTAAAAAAGATTTACATTAGGGACTATTTTCTTTTGGTTAAATGTGGTATTTTTAAAATATACTTATTCTTTAACCAAAGGAGCAGGGTTACACATGGAATCCTTAGATAATCGTCTAATTGCAGTAAATCATGCAATGAAGAATTGTAAAAACCGACGCCTGTTTGAGCGCTACCAAACCATAAAACTTTACTTGGAAGGTTATGATGTTCCTCAGATCGCCAAAATCACCGGTCGTTGTTTGAAAACAGTCTACAATTTTCTCAACGCCTATCAGACCGGTGGCCTTAAGGCCCTTGCAATGAACTTCTCTCCTGGCAGACCCTCTTTTCTTACCAAGGAACAAAAACAAGAAATTCTTGATGTCCTGATCCATAAAAGACCCGAGGATGTAGGTTTTCCGGCAGAGATGAACTGGACAGGACCCATCCTTAGAGAATGGATAATTCGCACCTTTAATGTAGAATATTCTCGAAGTGGAACCAATGTATTATTGCACGAACTGGGCTTTACCTGTACTCGTCCAACCTATACTCTTGCTCATGCTGACCCAATTCAACAAGAAGAATTCAAAAAAAATGGGAAACCCTGAGAGCCGATCTTTTGCATGACAAAGTTGATCGTATTTTGTTTCAGGATGAATCTATGATTCGGGATTATCAGGCTATCGCCCGTACTTGGTTTCCAAAAGGGCAGCAACGCATTATCCCAACTTACGGTAAGCATCAAGGTATTAAACTTTTAGGCACGCTTGACTATGAAAGCGGCGAAATCTTTGTAATCGAAAGTGACCGTTATGATGCCGAGGTCTTTTTGTCCTTTCTACAGCAGATCCTTTTGAAGTATCCAGGGGAAAGAATTGTAATCATTCTCGATAATGCCAGAATTCATCATGCCAATCTCTTACAGCCATTCTTAAAGAGTAACAAGGATCGTCTTACCCTTGTTTTTTTGCCGCCTTACAGTCCCAATCTTAATCTAATTGAAGAATTCTGGGGCTGGCTCAAGCATTCTTGTATCTACAACGTTTTTTATCACTCAACCAATGAAATTCGCCAAAGGATTCAAAGGTTTGTCGCTCAAATCAATCAAATGCCTTTAAAGGTCATTGATAGGTTGTGTTGTTCTTTGTAAATCTTTAATAGATTGTATATAGGAGTATTTATTATGAAATTTTCCATCATAACGCCATCTTACAACCAGGGAGAATTTATCGAAAGGACCATTTGCAGCGTCCTTAATCAGGGAATTGACGACCTGGAATACATCGTAACCGACGGCGGCAGCCGGGATCAGACTGTAGACATACTGCGCCGCTACGAAAACCGGCTTCGCTGGCTGTCGGAGCCGGACAAGGGACAGACCGACGCCATTAATAAGGGCATTCGCCTGTCTACCGGCGACATCATCGCCTACCTTAACTCTGATGATATATATTATCCCGGCGCCCTGGCCAAAGTCCGGGACTACTTTGCGGCTCATCCGGCAGCAATGATCTTATACGGGGACGCCGACCACATCGATGAAAATGACAATGTGATCGAACCCTACTACACCGAACCCTGGGACTATCAGCGCCTTTTGGATGTCTGTTTTCTCTGCCAGCCGGCCGTTTTCTGGCGGCGCAGCTTAATGGCGGCGTATGGGTTGTTTGATGAAAATTTGCAGTACTGCATGGACTATGAATACTGGCTGCGGGTAGGCGCCGAACAGCCCATGGACTACCTGCCGGAAAGGCTGGCGGGTTCCCGCCTTCACTCCCGGACCAAGACGCTGGGAATGCGCCGGAAATGTCATGAGGAAATGGTGGTTATGATTTATCGCAAGACCGGGAGGCCGCCTATCCGGTGGCTGTACAACCTGGGACATGTGATCGCCGAAGACAAGGGACTGGTCCGCCACACCGCCGCCCAGGAAATGCGTTTTATCCTGGAGGTAGGCAAAGTATTCATCCGGGAACACTGGCGCTTGACCGGCGGGCTTCCCTGGCGGGAAATGCGGACCATTGGCGGCTGGCTCAAAAATACCTATGGCCGGTGGCGCAGGGAGAGGGAGAAATTTTCATGAAGATTGGCTTTGACGTAAGCCAGACCGCTGAGAACAAGGCCGGGTGCGGTTTCTACGCCGACCAGCTTATTACGGCCCTTACGAAAATTGACCGGGAAAATCAATATTTGCTTTATCCTACTTTCTACGGCTACCGCCACCCCGATTTTCGCCAGGCTGCCTTTCCCCGGGGCAATCCCAATGTCAAAATGCTGCTGACCGACACCGCCGGCTGGGAGATCAACCGCTGGTGGGATACGCCTCAGCCCCGCAGCCGGCGGCTGGGCAATCCGGATATTATCCATTCCAACAATTTTTCCTGTCCCCGGGATGTGGATTGTAAAACCGTCATGACCATTCATGATCTTGCCTTTATGGAACTGCCGGATCTTACCACCGAAGCCAACCGGCTGGTCTGTTTCCAGGGTGTTTTTGAATCCTCCCTTTACGCCGATTTTCTGATTATGGTCTCCGAGTCGACCCGGCAGGTGTATCAGCGGCATTTCCCCCATTATCCCGCCGCCAGGATGGCTGTGGTTCATGAAGGGACCCGGAACTCGATCCAGCCGCAGACGCCGGAGTATTGCCGCCGCCTTTTGGACAAATTAAATCTGCAAGCCGACGGCTTCTGGCTGGGGGTAGGCACCGTGGAACCCCGCAAGAACTACCGCCTCCTGGTCCGCGCCTATGGCGAAAGAGTGAAGCAGTATGGCGAGGAGCGCCTTTTGTGCATAGCCGGAGGCAAGGGCTGGCTGGAATCGGATATCGGTGAATTCGTAAAAGCCAACGGCTTAGAAGATAAAGTCCGCTTTTTGGGTTATGTCACCGACGAAGAACTGTCGGTGCTGTATACAGCCTGCTTTGCCTTTGTATACCCCAGTTTATATGAAGGCTTCGGCCTGCCCCTGGTGGAAGCCATGTCTTGCGGCGCCGCCGTCATTACCAGCCAAACCACCAGCATGCCGGAAGTGGCCGGCGACGCCGGGCTGCTGATCGATCCCTGCTCGGTGGAAAGCCTCTTCCAAGCCATGACCGAACTGGCCGGCAGGGAGGATTTGCGCCGACGGCTTCAGGCCCGGAGCCGGGAGCGGGCTCGCTTGTTTTCCTGGGAAGCGGCCGCCGCCAAGGTGCTGGACTGCTACCGCCAAGTGATGGATATGCCGTCCTGGTATGTCCGCGCGGCAGCGCCAACCCAATAGAAAAGCTGGACAAATCATGATATACTATATTCTAATATGTAGTAGCGCAAGAACCCAATAAGTGGATGGTGGATAACGAATATGGAAAAAGTTGCGTTAATTACGGGAGTAACCGGGCAGGACGGCGCTTTTCTGGCCGAATTCCTGCTGAAGAAAGGCTATATCGTTCATGGCGTCAAGCGCCGCAGTTCCCTGTTCAACACGGAGCGCATCGATCATTTGTACCGGGACCCGCACGAGACGGATGTACGGTTTTTTTTGCATCACGGCGATTTGACCGACTCAACCAATCTGATCAGGATTATTCAGGAGGTACAGCCGGACGAGATATACAATCTGGCGGCTCAAAGCCATGTGCAGGTCTCGTTTGAGGAACCGGAATATACGGCTAATGCCGACGCGTTAGGCACCTTGCGCCTGCTGGAAGCCTTGCGCATTCTGGGATTGACGGATAAAACCCGCATTTACCAGGCTTCCACCAGCGAATTGTACGGCAAGGTCCGGGAGACGCCCCAGAAGGAAACAACGCCGTTCTACCCCCGCAGCCCTTATGCGGTGGCCAAGCTGTACGGTTACTGGATTACCGTCAATTACCGGGAGGCTTATGGGATATACGCCTGCAACGGCATACTGTTCAATCATGAATCGCCCATTCGCGGCGAAACCTTTGTCACCCGGAAAATTACCCGGGCGGTGGCCCGCATCAAGCTGGGCCTCCAGGACACCCTCTATCTTGGCAATCTTAACGCCAAACGGGACTGGGGCTACGCCGGCGATTACGTGCGGGCCATGTGGCTGATCCTCCAGCAAGACCGGCCGGATGATTATGTGATTGCCACCGGCGAGACGCATGCAGTGCGGGAGTTTGTTGAACTGGCCTTTAAAGCGGCGGGCATCGACATAAAGTGGGAGGGGAACGGCATTGACGAAACCGGCCGGGATGCTGCCGGCAAGGTACTGGTGCGGATTGACCCGCGCTACTACCGGCCCACCGAAGTGGATCTTTTGCTGGGGGACCCGGCCAAGGCCAAGGCTCAATTGGGCTGGAGCCCGAAAGTATCCTTTAAAGAGCTTGTTGCCATGATGGTGAGGGAAGATTGCAAACGGGCGGAGCGGGATATTCTCTGCAAGCAGCATGGTTACGCTGTCGCCGACTCATTTGAGTGATAAAAAAGCAAAATACGCCGGCAAAGGTCCATTCCGCCCTTTACCGGTGAAAGGCGGACATGCATGAAAAAACGAGTCCTTGTAACCGGCGCCGGCGGTTTTTTAGGCCGCTATATTTGCCGCTATTTTCTGCGGCAGGGATGGACGGTGGCCGGGGCGGGCCGGGGAAAATCCCTGGATTTGGGCGGCCGGGAAAGGGAAATGGCCGCCTACTGGTCCACAACCCTGCCTGATCCC
This window of the Methylomusa anaerophila genome carries:
- a CDS encoding ATP-binding cassette domain-containing protein produces the protein MNNQQSVLVLDSVGKRYSLYDNPRDRLKDLLFSSLGKSWKSYGREFWALRDVSLQVGRGETLGIIGRNGSGKSTLLQLIAGIIKPTEGQIRVRGKVAALLELGSGFNPEFTGRENIFLNGALLNMSRRQMAARMDDIVSFADIGHFIDQPVKFYSSGMFVRLAFAVATSIDADLLLVDEALAVGDVFFRQKCYRRLEELRRRGMAVILVSHAMTEVQEFCRRTLLLHYSKQEFLGETLEAVNRYYLLAAEGEGAADTADDSLAAAGGEGHEIHQALNTRPMEPAAIAWPENGFLDMSQVSGIITNGEAECTAIAICDEFGRACRLFTQGQTAHIFYEFKALAGLEIPVAGITIRNDKNIIVHGKNTLQYDTPVPANIAQGQRVRFHHELQLCLAAGEYTLEIGFCSMRTADYARRSAMSSVQLGNAVSRSCVVGNAGVFAVSIKTGRKPVELTHHGICDLPGNCRLTALPAAGDGAALVYPETANTQEDLYDIAYRWGWETPALRELVHLCYKTPDFADNARRYYQSAEFQAAIAFLTDLKKAPAPAIHVLDFGCGNGIASYALARAGYTVTGIDSSQGEIAGLLAAAQLQGLDQVQFSLQHSQTEKLAFPDRSFHIVWMREVLHHIHDLSGFLAETARVLKDDGIVCCFREHVIWNEEQRRDFFATHPFYPITKDEGCYYLQDYLQAFAAAGFVMEKVLDPVSSVINTYPGPCQPNAVFDREKAQARSTGNDLFSFFARKPGRWP
- a CDS encoding acyltransferase, encoding MFKLSALFDNIKNRIRQELRTFLFPPASPGSPCQAARRLGARIAVGDDTLLLESAQFRFDVPTPDNRQYISIGEKCVIGGNFIFESAAGKISVGERTYIGGGVNLISRVGISIGNDVIIAWGCYVYDHNSHSLHWQDRRQDIEQFSQDFRRHQCGIINKDWSTVKAKPIMIQDKAWIGFEATILKGVTIGEGAIVGAKSVVVTDVEPWTVVAGNPARLIKRLSPEDR
- a CDS encoding glycosyltransferase family 4 protein; its protein translation is MSDNLKVGIPLVGGRAWMGGVSYIELLVKAVRGLTESERPHLYMIVTEETLAEYPLYQPLAAYYDGILYVGEQSAAVDDAIDRPYRQFPDTGQLFSFIDFYFPCVLDVIPGENCAAWIPDFQHRNLPWLFTDQERRLRDEKIDKIAAQAKLVVFSSNTVGNDFKKYYPRSQADCRVLPFYSYPQPEWYQGEPAAIQTKYDLPDKFILCCNQFWLHKNHHRLFAAVAACRGRGQDIQLVCTGSTRDYRFADYYSYLRRYLARLRIEDNIRVLGFIPREDQIQLIRRSLAVVQPSLSEGWSTVVEDSRVLGKPMLLSDIAVHREQNPPYSSFFSPNDSEDLAGKMTDLWEQNQPGPDLCREKEAEEAAAGLVRDYAKRFGEIAAIPQWNPSRQTAPSINISGPTAASQVQYPIEFDVPQALNQMLSHIGNECIQFLQILYQYIFPPAVIVQWQCGLGEGVHVLNLAGYQAAGVEPEPQAYDMSRVIFSQPVYPSFASWRQAGANALDALVINLRPGQDLTGRQELTDVIQQNLKADGLLVLFAAGDQLPKLEGALVEYGFSSRRIEAGPEPGRKLVFAARRPLEPVSAEQIKDRLLMTETGALLQVMAESLAQRRLQASQLAELRERFAESEFDRGERLKIIERVGRQLQESEADRAARLVVINEQLVVINEQNETIAKLQAKLNKISRHWLIRPLLKIPSLRRIFEP
- a CDS encoding glycosyltransferase family 4 protein translates to MKIAIDVVPIRTDGQVGGAMHVTIELIKKLAQMNDNDNAVKIVLLTAAWNDQAFADIFSRTTVDRVIVAPADNLAAAGGIRDKMRRLIQRLRRRPVRKGLLRRLGVDLLFCPMSAVTFYEDGIPAVSTIHDIQHEYYPQFFDPQELSHRRAFYQEICAKASAVICVSKYTKATFKEKYGFPSERMYVAYNGVQERLRLPSPEQQQAILAAKGVGGDPYLFYPANFWRHKNHLMLLTAFSAFCRKHPEIEINLVFTGALQEENAIIKDAVEQMGLTDKTRFLGYLADEEIAVIMHHCAGLIFPSLFEGFGIPLVEAMNFGKPVLCANTTSLPEVAGDAALYFDPRIPQQMEDAIFSLLTDSLTREKLSAKGRERASLFSLDNMAGQYMQAFQQVLKQTAPAASCG
- a CDS encoding IS630 family transposase (programmed frameshift); this encodes MESLDNRLIAVNHAMKNCKNRRLFERYQTIKLYLEGYDVPQIAKITGRCLKTVYNFLNAYQTGGLKALAMNFSPGRPSFLTKEQKQEILDVLIHKRPEDVGFPAEMNWTGPILREWIIRTFNVEYSRSGTNVLLHELGFTCTRPTYTLAHADPIQQEEFKKNGKPLRADLLHDKVDRILFQDESMIRDYQAIARTWFPKGQQRIIPTYGKHQGIKLLGTLDYESGEIFVIESDRYDAEVFLSFLQQILLKYPGERIVIILDNARIHHANLLQPFLKSNKDRLTLVFLPPYSPNLNLIEEFWGWLKHSCIYNVFYHSTNEIRQRIQRFVAQINQMPLKVIDRLCCSL
- a CDS encoding glycosyltransferase family 2 protein, whose amino-acid sequence is MKFSIITPSYNQGEFIERTICSVLNQGIDDLEYIVTDGGSRDQTVDILRRYENRLRWLSEPDKGQTDAINKGIRLSTGDIIAYLNSDDIYYPGALAKVRDYFAAHPAAMILYGDADHIDENDNVIEPYYTEPWDYQRLLDVCFLCQPAVFWRRSLMAAYGLFDENLQYCMDYEYWLRVGAEQPMDYLPERLAGSRLHSRTKTLGMRRKCHEEMVVMIYRKTGRPPIRWLYNLGHVIAEDKGLVRHTAAQEMRFILEVGKVFIREHWRLTGGLPWREMRTIGGWLKNTYGRWRREREKFS
- a CDS encoding glycosyltransferase family 4 protein, which gives rise to MKIGFDVSQTAENKAGCGFYADQLITALTKIDRENQYLLYPTFYGYRHPDFRQAAFPRGNPNVKMLLTDTAGWEINRWWDTPQPRSRRLGNPDIIHSNNFSCPRDVDCKTVMTIHDLAFMELPDLTTEANRLVCFQGVFESSLYADFLIMVSESTRQVYQRHFPHYPAARMAVVHEGTRNSIQPQTPEYCRRLLDKLNLQADGFWLGVGTVEPRKNYRLLVRAYGERVKQYGEERLLCIAGGKGWLESDIGEFVKANGLEDKVRFLGYVTDEELSVLYTACFAFVYPSLYEGFGLPLVEAMSCGAAVITSQTTSMPEVAGDAGLLIDPCSVESLFQAMTELAGREDLRRRLQARSRERARLFSWEAAAAKVLDCYRQVMDMPSWYVRAAAPTQ
- the gmd gene encoding GDP-mannose 4,6-dehydratase, with translation MEKVALITGVTGQDGAFLAEFLLKKGYIVHGVKRRSSLFNTERIDHLYRDPHETDVRFFLHHGDLTDSTNLIRIIQEVQPDEIYNLAAQSHVQVSFEEPEYTANADALGTLRLLEALRILGLTDKTRIYQASTSELYGKVRETPQKETTPFYPRSPYAVAKLYGYWITVNYREAYGIYACNGILFNHESPIRGETFVTRKITRAVARIKLGLQDTLYLGNLNAKRDWGYAGDYVRAMWLILQQDRPDDYVIATGETHAVREFVELAFKAAGIDIKWEGNGIDETGRDAAGKVLVRIDPRYYRPTEVDLLLGDPAKAKAQLGWSPKVSFKELVAMMVREDCKRAERDILCKQHGYAVADSFE